A single window of Pieris napi chromosome 8, ilPieNapi1.2, whole genome shotgun sequence DNA harbors:
- the LOC125051894 gene encoding histone deacetylase 11 isoform X1, producing the protein MSTRLYFDIEEHQWPLVYDDKYNVSFCGFERFHIFDAKKWRNIVQFLKEAKFISADCLVKPKEAKENDLIVVHTKKYLKSLKWSAKVAMIAEVPIVACVPNILVQHAYLKPMRLQTGGSVLAGKLALERGWAINIGGGFHHCSGDKGGGFCPYADITLLIKYLVMYRSVQNAMIVDLDAHQGNGYQRDFLGVPEVYIMDMYNRHIYPKDEEAKRAIRRKIELGNKVEDLEYMLKLRKNLKAALNEFKPDILVYNAGTDILDSDPLGHMRISDIGIIKRDEFVFEICKSNQIPVVMLTSGGYIRRTARIIADSIINLKAKGLIGNEPVSKSCGD; encoded by the exons ATGTCGACAAG ATTATACTTTGATATCGAAGAGCATCAGTGGCCATTGGTTTATGATGATAAATACAATGTATCGTTTTGCGGATTTGAAAGATTCCATATATTCGACGCAAAGAAATGGCGTAACATAGTTCAG tttttgaAAGAGGCCAAATTTATAAGTGCCGACTGTCTTGTGAAACCAAAAGAAGCCAAGGAAAATGATTTGATTGTGGTTCATACAAAGAAATATCTGAAATCTTTAaag TGGAGTGCCAAAGTTGCAATGATAGCCGAAGTACCTATAGTTGCTTGTGTACCAAATATACTGGTGCAACATGCTTATTTGAAGCCTATGAG GTTACAAACAGGTGGATCTGTGTTAGCTGGTAAACTTGCTCTCGAGCGTGGGTGGGCAATAAACATTGGTGGTGGTTTTCATCACTGCAGTGGTGATAAGGGTGGAGGCTTTTGTCCGTATGCAGATATCACTCTACTAATAAAGTATCTTGTAATGTATAGAAGTGTACAGAATGCAATGATTGTGGATTTGGATGCTCATCAG GGTAATGGTTATCAGCGCGACTTTCTTGGTGTCCCAGAAGTTTACATAATGGATATGTACAATCGACATATTTATCCCAAAGATGAGGAAGCAAAGCGAGCAATTCGGAGAAAAATAGAGCTTGGCAACAAAGTCGAGGATCTTGAGTATATGCTTAAGCTGAGAAA GAACTTAAAAGCGGCATTAAACGAATTTAAACCAGATATATTGGTTTACAATGCAGGCACGGACATACTCGATTCAGACCCCCTCGGTCACATGAGAATCAGTGATATT GGTATAATCAAAAGGGACGAATTCGTCTTTGAGATATGCAAGTCGAATCAGATCCCAGTTGTGATGCTGACGAGCGGAGGGTACATCAGACGGACAGCGAGGATCATCGCGGACTCGATAATTAATCTGAAGGCTAAGGGCCTTATTGGTAATGAACCTGTATCCAAGAGTTGTGGCGATTAA
- the LOC125051894 gene encoding histone deacetylase 11 isoform X2, giving the protein MSTRLYFDIEEHQWPLVYDDKYNVSFCGFERFHIFDAKKWRNIVQWSAKVAMIAEVPIVACVPNILVQHAYLKPMRLQTGGSVLAGKLALERGWAINIGGGFHHCSGDKGGGFCPYADITLLIKYLVMYRSVQNAMIVDLDAHQGNGYQRDFLGVPEVYIMDMYNRHIYPKDEEAKRAIRRKIELGNKVEDLEYMLKLRKNLKAALNEFKPDILVYNAGTDILDSDPLGHMRISDIGIIKRDEFVFEICKSNQIPVVMLTSGGYIRRTARIIADSIINLKAKGLIGNEPVSKSCGD; this is encoded by the exons ATGTCGACAAG ATTATACTTTGATATCGAAGAGCATCAGTGGCCATTGGTTTATGATGATAAATACAATGTATCGTTTTGCGGATTTGAAAGATTCCATATATTCGACGCAAAGAAATGGCGTAACATAGTTCAG TGGAGTGCCAAAGTTGCAATGATAGCCGAAGTACCTATAGTTGCTTGTGTACCAAATATACTGGTGCAACATGCTTATTTGAAGCCTATGAG GTTACAAACAGGTGGATCTGTGTTAGCTGGTAAACTTGCTCTCGAGCGTGGGTGGGCAATAAACATTGGTGGTGGTTTTCATCACTGCAGTGGTGATAAGGGTGGAGGCTTTTGTCCGTATGCAGATATCACTCTACTAATAAAGTATCTTGTAATGTATAGAAGTGTACAGAATGCAATGATTGTGGATTTGGATGCTCATCAG GGTAATGGTTATCAGCGCGACTTTCTTGGTGTCCCAGAAGTTTACATAATGGATATGTACAATCGACATATTTATCCCAAAGATGAGGAAGCAAAGCGAGCAATTCGGAGAAAAATAGAGCTTGGCAACAAAGTCGAGGATCTTGAGTATATGCTTAAGCTGAGAAA GAACTTAAAAGCGGCATTAAACGAATTTAAACCAGATATATTGGTTTACAATGCAGGCACGGACATACTCGATTCAGACCCCCTCGGTCACATGAGAATCAGTGATATT GGTATAATCAAAAGGGACGAATTCGTCTTTGAGATATGCAAGTCGAATCAGATCCCAGTTGTGATGCTGACGAGCGGAGGGTACATCAGACGGACAGCGAGGATCATCGCGGACTCGATAATTAATCTGAAGGCTAAGGGCCTTATTGGTAATGAACCTGTATCCAAGAGTTGTGGCGATTAA
- the LOC125051893 gene encoding RIB43A-like with coiled-coils protein 2, with product MMKLQISNEQDRKEAQNRERKRQCELERRSRIFNARNRKIGIDLPFLERQVAEKRVERDEQEKNNLAFAKQMIKDSNLAVVLEAREQEERRRINVEIDEFRKNYQRLEDRREFDLNNPDVLKVQLPPRASDGEPVGMSSAQKFEGEDLEYEERKKIMAEQKNAWLEQQVQERKAAQEERKAAEAAYMMAIKARDARASELDKLERECRYRLGQANLRYNEALAAEKKQLEQIMKEQEDADNTAEMYNNLTSDMLTENPDVAKSALGKNRAIGFMYKGMNQEELKKFYAAQKEQMAAAKAKREGEEKMEAEWQALAKSIQREVAAQDIVDQRKRREIARQLMEENQLMALQQKEKEKYYKEVVYNNTPTDDYYSQFNTTTR from the exons ATGATGAAACTTCAAATATCTAACGAACAAGACAGGAAAGAAGCCCAAAATAGAGAGAGAAAGAGACAATGCGAGTTGGAAAGAAGATCAAGGATCTTCAATGCTCGAAATCGAAAGATTGGT atCGACCTACCGTTCTTGGAGCGGCAGGTGGCTGAGAAAAGAGTTGAGAGAGATGAAcaggaaaaaaataatcttgcCTTTGCTAAACAAATGATCAAAGACAGCAATTTAGCGGTGGTACTTGAAGCACGGGAACAAGAG GAGCGGCGCCGGATTAACGTAGAAATAGACGAGTTCCGAAAGAATTACCAACGACTGGAAGATCGCAGAGAGTTCGATCTCAACAACCCTGATGTCTTGAAAGTTCAGCTGCCGCCGAGAGCGTCTGATGGGGAACCAGTGGGGATGTCTAGCGCTCAGAA ATTTGAAGGTGAAGATTTGGAGTACgaggaaagaaagaaaataatggCGGAACAGAAGAATGCGTGGCTTGAACAGCAGGTGCAGGAGAGAAAGGCAGCTCAGGAAGAGAGAAAAGCTGCTGAAGCTGCCTATATg ATGGCGATTAAAGCAAGAGACGCGCGCGCAAGTGAATTAGATAAACTGGAGAGAGAGTGTCGATATCGGCTGGGACAGGCCAACCTACGGTACAACGAAGCATTG GCAGCTGAAAAGAAACAGCTGGAGCAAATAATGAAAGAGCAAGAGGATGCCGACAACACGGCTGAGATGTATAACAATCTAACATCGGATATGCTCACTGAGAACCCTGACGTCGCCAAGAGTGCCCTCGGGAAGAACAG GGCCATTGGCTTCATGTACAAGGGGATGAATCAGGAAGAGTTGAAGAAATTTTATGCTGCGCAAAAAGAACAAATGGCTGCCGCAAAG GCAAAACGCGAAGGTGAAGAAAAGATGGAAGCAGAATGGCAGGCGCTCGCAAAATCCATACAACGAGAGGTGGCGGCTCAGGACATCGTTGACCAACGAAAGAGAAG ggagaTCGCTCGCCAGCTTATGGAGGAAAATCAATTGATGGCTCTTCAGCAAAAAGAGAAAGAGAAATACTACAAAGAAGTCGTCTACAACAACACTCCGACTGACGATTACTACTCCCAGTTTAACACTACTACGAgataa